One region of Drosophila teissieri strain GT53w chromosome 2L, Prin_Dtei_1.1, whole genome shotgun sequence genomic DNA includes:
- the LOC122626691 gene encoding uncharacterized protein LOC122626691 isoform X1, which translates to MQCGYCSVLGIIKIDEENVGMECCTAAFHNYILRSCLLGLRAGHVKFITIPSSVATINCCLLPVKMLALASFCVAPLGNPLFFAIALCFESWTAPQATLFDVTKVILIFTAALAKHQRRAAQAAQDAKGSPGAQKPRTTKWHYNALCGDVELWMGRWWVVGAVGTGCSGAGCPGNWGLGVWLLKHIANRLHNELRFAFQDTQVEIE; encoded by the exons ATGC AATGCGGCTATTGTTCCGTCTtgggcataattaaaattgacgAAGAGAACGTTGGGATGGAATGCTGCACTGCTGCCTTCCACAACTACATTCTTCGCAGCTGCCTTTTGGGTCTGCGCGCTGGCCATGTCAAATTTATCACTATACCTTCTTCGGTGGCCACTATAAATTGTTGCCTTTTGCCGGTGAAGATGCTGGCTTTGGCATCCTTTTGCGTCGCTCCTCTGGGCAACCCGCTCTTCTTTGCCATCGCTTTATGTTTTGAGTCCTGGACAGCACCGCAGGCAACATTATTTGACGTAACcaaagtaattttaattttcaccGCAGCACTCGCAAAACATCAGCGTCGGGCCGCCCAGGCCGCCCAGGACGCCAAAGGGAGCCCAGGAGCCCAGAAGCCCAGGACCACCAAGTGGCACTACAATGCACTCTGTGGAGATGTGGAGTTGTGGATGGGtcggtggtgggtggtgggtgcaGTCGGTACTGGATGCAGTGGTGCTGGATGCCCGGGAAACTGGGGATTGGGAGTCTGGTTACTTAAGCATATTGCAAATAGACTGCATAATGAGCTACGCTTTGCTTTTCAAGACACTCAGGTGGAAATCGAGTGA
- the LOC122626691 gene encoding uncharacterized protein LOC122626691 isoform X2 — translation MPLAKHQRRAAQAAQDAKGSPGAQKPRTTKWHYNALCGDVELWMGRWWVVGAVGTGCSGAGCPGNWGLGVWLLKHIANRLHNELRFAFQDTQVEIE, via the exons ATGC CACTCGCAAAACATCAGCGTCGGGCCGCCCAGGCCGCCCAGGACGCCAAAGGGAGCCCAGGAGCCCAGAAGCCCAGGACCACCAAGTGGCACTACAATGCACTCTGTGGAGATGTGGAGTTGTGGATGGGtcggtggtgggtggtgggtgcaGTCGGTACTGGATGCAGTGGTGCTGGATGCCCGGGAAACTGGGGATTGGGAGTCTGGTTACTTAAGCATATTGCAAATAGACTGCATAATGAGCTACGCTTTGCTTTTCAAGACACTCAGGTGGAAATCGAGTGA
- the LOC122626467 gene encoding uncharacterized protein LOC122626467 isoform X1, translating into MSETHSTCRNYDITLEKEESELEVIVEESLKHIGTPPNYDEQTLNSIVDAIMPKIKNKLVGYDAIEMEVQNIRKSLDTYSQQMEAVDGDIAEIFLDLHNIYRRLERLDKSGRKLCSTKKAILLSHVKESEDLLSRSRHFLTNDPKEMSARLVGPPTEVPSIPKPTWRAARQEVFKPPNSELG; encoded by the exons ATGTCTGAAACACATAGCACTTGTAGAAATTATGATATCACGCTGGAGAAAGAGGAATCAGAATTGGAGGTAATTGTGGAGGAGAGCTTGAAACATATTGGAACACCTCCAAACTATGACGAGCAAACTTTGAATAGCATTGTGGATGCAATTATGccgaaaattaaaaacaagttaGTGGGCTATGATGCGATCGAGATGGAGGTCCAGAATATCCGAAAATCCCTGGACACATATAGTCAGCAAATGGAAGCAGTGGATGGGGACATAgctgaaatatttttggacTTGCACAATATTTATAGGAGGCTCGAAAGACTCGATAAAAGTGGCAGGAAGTTATGCAGCACGAAGAAAGCCATTTTATTAAGCCATGTCAAGGAGTCTGAAGACTTGCTTAGCCGTTCGCGCCATTTTCTAACCAACGATCCCAAAGAGATGAGTGCCCGTCTTGTTGGTCCACCAACGGAAGTCCCATCGATTCCCAAG CCAACTTGGAGGGCAGCTCGACAGGAAGTATTTAAACCGCCAAACAGCGAGTTGGGATAA
- the LOC122626467 gene encoding uncharacterized protein LOC122626467 isoform X2 codes for MSETHSTCRNYDITLEKEESELEVIVEESLKHIGTPPNYDEQTLNSIVDAIMPKIKNKLVGYDAIEMEVQNIRKSLDTYSQQMEAVDGDIAEIFLDLHNIYRRLERLDKSGRKLCSTKKAILLSHVKESEDLLSRSRHFLTNDPKEMSARLVGPPTEVPSIPKDTANLEGSSTGSI; via the exons ATGTCTGAAACACATAGCACTTGTAGAAATTATGATATCACGCTGGAGAAAGAGGAATCAGAATTGGAGGTAATTGTGGAGGAGAGCTTGAAACATATTGGAACACCTCCAAACTATGACGAGCAAACTTTGAATAGCATTGTGGATGCAATTATGccgaaaattaaaaacaagttaGTGGGCTATGATGCGATCGAGATGGAGGTCCAGAATATCCGAAAATCCCTGGACACATATAGTCAGCAAATGGAAGCAGTGGATGGGGACATAgctgaaatatttttggacTTGCACAATATTTATAGGAGGCTCGAAAGACTCGATAAAAGTGGCAGGAAGTTATGCAGCACGAAGAAAGCCATTTTATTAAGCCATGTCAAGGAGTCTGAAGACTTGCTTAGCCGTTCGCGCCATTTTCTAACCAACGATCCCAAAGAGATGAGTGCCCGTCTTGTTGGTCCACCAACGGAAGTCCCATCGATTCCCAAG GACACAGCCAACTTGGAGGGCAGCTCGACAGGAAGTATTTAA
- the LOC122619085 gene encoding uncharacterized protein LOC122619085 — MPVTANQTPRNRKDVKGQIAKQTPTCKVGYGLGRRISLTGFSRKVNNYQNYKLREEGATTWLNCNAQNIAVQKKHIKNLGIDVNNFYGGPVIKKRPKLSTQRRNIYFAQLGVSRSSDEFNLRTETNAPEGDTNNMASQQEQPNNTYSLDNKVSKLHKIMNPEIVKPIDKCTLDKLRKSPRRLRESGNSRVHKRYEKKLSKPLNSPTNRRTVVRMPEENVEYDSITLCDFGETSPRNYPEETDSEKWYSSDPDSDDTMRGSSHIDDDISTSEEENVQSRSGYESDISFEEPQCSEKEFTAEYNRPQYNIKPVDSDIFTSEKGELHSRRTLLAEKEFTLKDEEGSDILTSEEEDVQSRMEYESEEDPQCSEKEFTAEYNRLKYNIKPVDSDIFTSEISSLEEGDHSEGHEASELTINSEEDISLLSENDFLLDNMDIKNVAQYGEGNEIMDRLLSDDNPNWKVRPPSTITFHVTTPRRPPGDASQLMKFLLRSFKKLKNEGHFPWMDRQARVRILQAKRPSIRDCEASFLLYVFSGLGKIRPATMVKINISFSPEEKPSPYLDILLFYIRQDRLEHLKQTAMKVDRYNHMRAKRSRQLKKHVKRIEILHAYKKVEKKRISCTEEEKRRINPMLRMVLRINPLFIICSVTVITASFLVFHELYYGRPKPKTLWESFLLCFGI; from the exons atgCCG GTAACAGCCAACCAGACTCCGAGGAATAGGAAAGATGTCAAAGGTCAAATAGCTAAGCAAACACCAACTTGCAAAGTAGGTTATGGCCTAGGTCGCAGGATATCGCTGACAGGGTTCAGTCGGAAAGTAAATAATTACCAAAACTATAAGCTCAGAGAGGAGGGTGCAACGACCTGGCTAAATTGCAATGCTCAAAACATCGCCGTACAGAAAAAACACATCAAGAATTTGGGCATAGACGTTAATAACTTTTATGGAGGACCAGTCATAAAAAAAAGGCCGAAACTTTCTACCCAGCGAAGGAACATTTATTTTGCGCAGCTTGGGGTGTCCAGATCTTCAGATGAGTTCAATTTGCGTACTGAAACTAATGCACCTGAAGGTGATACAAATAACATGGCATCCCAGCAAGAACAACCTAACAATACATACAGCCTCGACAATAAGGTATCCAAGTTACATAAAATAATGAATCCCGAGATTGTTAAACCGATCGATAAATGTACTCTAGACAAGCTAAGGAAAAGTCCTCGACGCTTGAGAGAGTCCGGAAACAGCCGAGTTCATAAGCGTTACGAAAAAAAGTTATCGAAACCATTAAATAGCCCCACCAATAGAAGAACTGTAGTAAGGATGCCTGAGGAAAATGTCGAGTATGATAGTATAACACTGTGCGACTTCGGAGAAACATCACCCAGGAATTATCCAGAGGAGACTGACAGTGAAAAATGGTACAGCTCTGACCCAGACAGCGATGATACGATGAGAGGAAGCAGTCATATAGATGATGATATCTCCACTTCAGAGGAAGAAAACGTTCAAAGTCGATCGGGGTATGAATCGGACATATCCTTCGAAGAACCACAGTGTTCGGAAAAAGAGTTCACAGCGGAGTATAATAGGCcacaatataatataaaaccgGTTGATAGTGATATCTTTACTTCTGAGAAAGGAGAACTTCACAGTCGCAGGACATTACTTGCAGAAAAAGAGTTTACTTTAAAGGATGAGGAAGGCAGTGATATTTTGACCTCAGAGGAAGAAGACGTTCAAAGTCGAATGGAGTATGAATCGGAAGAAGATCCACAGTGTTCGGAAAAGGAGTTCACAGCGGAGTATAATAGgttgaaatataatataaaaccgGTTGATAGTGATATCTTTACTTCAGAGATATCTTCCTTAGAGGAAGGAGATCATAGCGAAGGACATGAAGCGAGTGAATTGACAATTAACTCAGAAGAAGACATATCACTCCTTTCAGAAAATGACTTCCTTCTAGATAATATGGATATTAAGAATGTTGCACAGTATGGCGAAGGCAATGAAATCATGGATAGACTATTAAGTGATGACAATCCCAATTGGAAGGTACGACCACCATCAACGATCACTTTTCATGTTACTACTCCTCGAAGGCCTCCCGGTGATGCTTCACAGTTGATGAAATTTCTGTTAAGAAGCTTCAAGAAGTTGAAGAACGAAGGCCATTTTCCTTGGATGGATCGTCAAGCACGTGTGCGTATTTTGCAAGCTAAACGTCCTAGTATTCGTGACTGCGAGGCATCATTTTTGCTTTATGTCTTTAGTGGATTGGGGAAGATTCGTCCAGCAACAATGGTGAAAATTAATATAAGTTTTTCGCCAGAAGAAAAACCTTCACCATATCTCGATATACTACTTTTTTATATAAGACAGGATCGCTTGGAACATCTGAAGCAAACGGCAATGAAGGTCGATAGGTACAATCATATGAGAGCAAAACGCTCTAGGCAGTTGAAAAAACATGTTAAGCGCATAGAGATATTGCATGCATATAAGAAGGTTGAAAAGAAAAGGATTTCTTGTACCGAAGAAGAAAAAAGGCGGATAAATCCGATGCTGCGCATGGTCCTTCGAATCAACCCACTATTTATAATTTGCAGTGTAACTGTCATCACCGCCTCGTTCCTGGTCTTCCACGAGCTGTATTATGGGCGACCTAAGCCTAAAACGCTTTGGGAGAGCTTTTTGCTATGTTTTGGTATATAA